From Staphylothermus hellenicus DSM 12710, a single genomic window includes:
- a CDS encoding 2Fe-2S iron-sulfur cluster-binding protein produces MNRNYRIIKHPIIDFRRGRRIIFYYEDKAIEAYEGESILAALYAAGYRVFSYSPDGKRPRGAFCMAGKCSSCLSIVDGVPNTRICIEPVREGVRVYKQRGTAEVPKKTSYTPAETIEIDADALIIGGGPAGLQASLVLADLGLNVVLVDDHFRLGGQLIKQTHRFFGDKKFYGGIRGFKIAEKLSKLIEEKRNIHIYTRAYAYGLFRNNIIGVAVRGDKPVNLLVKPRAIIGATGAYEKTILFENNDLPGIMGALGAQTLMNEYGVKPGDRALVIGSGNVGLIASYQLLQAGVKVVGITEILPRISGWFVHAAKIRRLGVPIYTRHTITKALGSDRVEKAEISMVNDKFEPIPGSEKVFDVDLVLLAVGLQPDYTFYSQAGAVMKYVPELGGLVPIRTKYMETSVENLYVAGDAGGIEEPTAAFIEGEIAALSAAIKLGIDKGSVRKRRDELLDYLWNEYRLSPVVSRVRAGKLKITVSEEEMEKIRRGEYDGI; encoded by the coding sequence ATGAACAGGAATTATCGAATAATTAAACATCCAATCATAGATTTTCGCAGGGGTCGACGAATAATTTTCTATTATGAGGATAAGGCTATCGAGGCTTATGAGGGAGAAAGCATTCTAGCAGCATTGTATGCTGCAGGTTATAGGGTTTTCTCGTATAGCCCAGATGGTAAGAGGCCTCGTGGAGCTTTCTGCATGGCTGGGAAATGTAGTAGTTGTTTAAGCATTGTTGACGGCGTCCCGAATACTAGAATATGTATTGAGCCTGTTAGAGAAGGTGTTAGAGTTTATAAGCAGAGGGGAACAGCTGAGGTCCCCAAGAAAACAAGTTATACACCTGCCGAAACCATTGAGATCGATGCGGATGCATTAATAATTGGTGGGGGACCAGCTGGTTTACAAGCATCACTAGTTCTTGCTGATCTGGGCTTAAATGTTGTTTTAGTAGATGATCATTTCAGGCTTGGAGGACAACTAATTAAGCAAACACACAGGTTTTTCGGAGATAAAAAATTCTATGGAGGAATCAGAGGATTCAAAATAGCAGAAAAACTCTCTAAACTCATAGAGGAGAAGAGAAACATTCATATATACACAAGAGCCTATGCTTATGGCTTGTTTAGAAACAATATTATAGGAGTAGCTGTTAGAGGAGATAAACCAGTTAATCTACTGGTTAAGCCACGAGCCATTATAGGAGCCACAGGTGCTTATGAGAAAACAATACTCTTCGAAAACAATGACCTACCAGGAATAATGGGTGCTCTCGGTGCACAAACACTTATGAACGAATATGGTGTTAAACCTGGTGATAGAGCACTCGTTATTGGATCAGGAAATGTTGGATTAATTGCTTCTTACCAGTTATTACAAGCAGGAGTTAAAGTTGTCGGCATAACTGAGATCCTGCCACGTATAAGTGGCTGGTTTGTTCACGCAGCAAAAATTAGGAGGCTAGGTGTACCCATCTATACGAGGCACACGATTACCAAAGCATTGGGTTCTGATAGAGTTGAGAAAGCAGAGATCTCCATGGTTAACGATAAGTTTGAACCCATACCTGGATCAGAGAAAGTATTTGACGTTGACCTTGTATTGTTAGCTGTTGGTTTACAGCCAGACTATACATTCTATAGTCAAGCAGGAGCAGTAATGAAATATGTTCCGGAACTAGGAGGATTAGTGCCTATAAGGACAAAGTATATGGAGACAAGTGTTGAAAACCTATATGTTGCAGGAGACGCTGGCGGAATCGAAGAACCAACAGCAGCCTTCATAGAAGGGGAAATAGCAGCGTTATCTGCAGCGATAAAGTTGGGAATAGATAAAGGATCTGTCCGTAAACGTAGAGATGAGCTTCTAGATTATCTATGGAACGAGTATCGTTTATCACCGGTTGTTTCTAGGGTTAGAGCTGGAAAACTCAAAATAACTGTTTCCGAGGAGGAAATGGAGAAGATCCGTAGAGGTGAATATGATGGGATATAA
- a CDS encoding NADH-quinone oxidoreductase subunit I, with protein sequence MGYKETGVLSIDDLKEKGLLPSMERLEKGAIAIAECPEEIPCNICANICPFNAIEMEKIYDLPRINPDKCIGCGVCVPQCPGLAIFVVDLSKPGKALITLPYEFLPEPRKGLKVKLLDREGKIVGEGIVVKAWQYDKTWAVTVEVPRDKWFEVRAIWIPEK encoded by the coding sequence ATGGGATATAAGGAGACAGGTGTTCTATCAATAGATGATTTAAAAGAGAAGGGATTACTTCCAAGTATGGAGAGATTAGAGAAGGGGGCCATAGCTATTGCTGAGTGCCCGGAAGAAATACCATGTAATATATGCGCAAATATTTGTCCCTTCAATGCTATCGAGATGGAGAAAATCTATGATTTACCAAGAATTAACCCGGATAAATGTATAGGTTGTGGAGTATGTGTTCCACAGTGCCCGGGTTTAGCGATATTCGTAGTTGATCTGTCTAAGCCTGGAAAAGCATTGATAACTCTTCCATACGAGTTCTTGCCTGAGCCTAGGAAGGGGTTGAAAGTGAAGCTTCTGGATCGTGAGGGGAAGATTGTTGGTGAAGGCATAGTCGTGAAGGCTTGGCAATATGATAAAACATGGGCTGTAACTGTTGAAGTTCCCCGCGATAAATGGTTTGAGGTGAGAGCTATATGGATCCCAGAAAAGTAA
- a CDS encoding (2Fe-2S)-binding protein has translation MDPRKVIVCRCENVTLADVEEAIDKGYTDLESLKRYLRIGMGPCQGRHCLILTAEILARKTGKKFEEVFMPKNRPPLAPIEFKFFLKTPIKR, from the coding sequence ATGGATCCCAGAAAAGTAATTGTGTGTAGATGTGAAAATGTTACCTTAGCAGATGTTGAGGAAGCAATAGATAAGGGATACACTGATCTTGAATCGTTGAAGAGATACTTGAGAATAGGAATGGGGCCTTGTCAGGGTAGACACTGTCTAATATTAACTGCTGAGATACTTGCAAGGAAAACAGGCAAGAAATTCGAGGAAGTATTTATGCCAAAGAATAGACCACCACTAGCACCTATAGAGTTCAAGTTCTTCCTAAAAACACCCATTAAGAGGTGA
- a CDS encoding NAD(P)/FAD-dependent oxidoreductase has product MLTLKTKLLIIGAGIIGVMTAKFLVDKGFNDIVIVEKKYPGSGGTYRCATGIRASFTSLEHVELMKRSINLWPILSKQHNIPYKRGGYIWLLSRPEHVELFRKIVDFHHEHGISTKIISPEEIGEIVPTIRTDNLLAGVYDPLAGKASCFLALLNTLEYIKKKGVKVIINTPVYKLITRNNVVVGAETNKGFIEAEKILVSAGYGSKKILDTIGVNLPLENIPKHALITEAYKPLFDPLLIDWETSSYIVQVLHGGFLIGANIEEKPNTPPTNRIDYLFLAANIWAKYFPWLPYARILRYWTGYYVMTPDHHPVIGPIEKYENLYVATGFSGHGFMMSPAVGEAMAQYILGEKPNVPYIENLKPERFEKGKLVREIAVFG; this is encoded by the coding sequence ATGTTGACTCTCAAAACCAAGTTGCTCATCATAGGTGCTGGAATAATAGGGGTTATGACTGCAAAGTTCTTGGTGGATAAGGGCTTCAACGATATAGTTATTGTTGAGAAAAAATATCCTGGAAGCGGTGGAACATATAGGTGTGCAACCGGTATAAGAGCTAGTTTTACTAGTTTAGAACATGTAGAGCTTATGAAGAGATCAATAAATCTATGGCCTATACTATCAAAACAACACAACATACCCTATAAGCGAGGCGGCTATATATGGTTGCTTTCAAGACCCGAACACGTTGAATTATTTAGGAAAATCGTTGATTTCCACCACGAACACGGTATTTCAACAAAAATAATCAGCCCCGAAGAAATCGGAGAAATCGTTCCAACTATTAGAACAGATAACTTATTAGCAGGAGTATATGATCCATTAGCTGGTAAAGCGAGTTGTTTTCTAGCCCTACTAAATACTCTAGAATACATCAAGAAAAAAGGCGTCAAAGTAATCATAAACACACCAGTATACAAGCTAATAACTAGGAATAATGTGGTAGTAGGTGCTGAGACAAATAAGGGGTTTATAGAAGCCGAGAAAATACTTGTATCAGCAGGTTATGGTTCAAAGAAAATACTAGACACAATAGGGGTTAATCTCCCACTAGAAAATATTCCGAAGCATGCATTAATAACTGAAGCATATAAGCCATTATTTGATCCATTACTAATAGATTGGGAGACATCATCATATATTGTACAAGTACTCCACGGAGGATTCCTTATAGGTGCAAATATTGAGGAGAAACCAAACACTCCCCCAACTAATAGAATAGATTACTTATTCCTAGCAGCAAATATATGGGCAAAATATTTTCCATGGCTACCATATGCAAGAATATTAAGGTACTGGACAGGCTACTATGTTATGACACCAGACCATCACCCAGTAATTGGGCCAATAGAAAAATATGAAAACCTATATGTAGCAACAGGCTTCAGCGGCCACGGATTCATGATGAGTCCAGCTGTTGGAGAAGCTATGGCACAATATATTCTAGGAGAAAAACCAAATGTCCCATATATTGAAAATCTAAAACCTGAGAGATTTGAAAAAGGAAAACTAGTTAGAGAAATAGCAGTGTTTGGATAA
- a CDS encoding carbohydrate kinase family protein, with protein MSAGEYEKYDVVAVGHALVDIRFIVDRFVGPDEEASIIKQTRGVGGSAANVSIDVSRLGGRSAAIIKVGLDGFGRLVIDELMREKVDVSGVKVCLGDTGFTVVIIDRAGRIIMYGYKGSAEKLEPKDLDEGIISRGKFLHIASLRLDTSLEAAKLAKKHGLKTAWDPGRRLSLKGLSYFDELLKYIDIALVNEKEAHHLTGISDYREAAKKILETGVWLVVVKRGPKGIYAVTSDGETYDLPAFPVDKVIDTTGAGDAFASGLLLGLSRGYNLKKSLIYGNAVAALKTSRLGSHNVPSHEEVIKYIWEHGLS; from the coding sequence TTGAGTGCTGGGGAATACGAAAAATATGATGTGGTAGCTGTTGGTCATGCATTGGTTGATATAAGGTTTATTGTTGATAGGTTTGTTGGTCCCGATGAGGAAGCTAGTATTATTAAGCAGACACGTGGCGTAGGTGGGTCGGCCGCGAATGTTTCTATTGATGTATCAAGGCTTGGAGGTAGATCGGCTGCCATTATTAAGGTTGGATTAGATGGGTTCGGCAGGCTTGTTATCGATGAGCTTATGCGTGAGAAAGTAGATGTTTCAGGTGTAAAAGTTTGTCTTGGAGATACAGGTTTTACAGTAGTAATCATTGATAGGGCTGGAAGAATAATAATGTATGGATACAAAGGCTCAGCAGAGAAACTTGAACCTAAAGATCTTGATGAAGGAATTATTTCACGCGGCAAATTCCTACATATTGCAAGCTTAAGACTAGATACTTCACTAGAAGCCGCGAAGCTGGCGAAGAAGCATGGTTTAAAAACTGCATGGGACCCGGGTAGGCGTTTATCCCTGAAGGGATTAAGCTACTTTGATGAATTATTGAAATATATAGATATAGCATTGGTGAATGAGAAAGAAGCTCATCATTTAACGGGTATTAGTGATTATAGGGAAGCCGCTAAGAAAATACTGGAAACAGGTGTATGGCTTGTGGTAGTTAAGCGGGGACCTAAAGGTATATATGCTGTTACAAGTGATGGTGAAACATATGATCTCCCAGCTTTCCCAGTAGATAAGGTAATAGATACAACTGGAGCCGGAGACGCCTTCGCTTCCGGATTATTACTTGGTTTGAGTAGAGGGTATAATTTAAAGAAATCCCTAATATATGGGAATGCTGTAGCAGCATTGAAAACCAGTCGTTTAGGAAGCCATAATGTTCCGAGCCAT